GATGCGTTGATGAAGGGGGCCGCGGATGCATCGGCGGATTATACGGCTCCCTATGGTAAGAACGACTGTTATAAATACGTGGCTGTCAGAAATATCCTCTACCGGAAGGGCAAAGCCATCGAACTGATGATCAATTATGAACCTCGGCTCCACTATGTTGCCGAATGGTGGAAACAGTTGTTCGGGGAATCCGAAGGCAAGGATGGAAAAGCGCTCTATCCTGCATCGGCCGACTTCACTACTGACCTTCATTCCCTCGGGCAGTATATTCAGGATGGTCGAAGACATCTTTTTGAAACTCAGATCAGCATTCGGACTCCTGAAGCAGACATCGAAATAGAAGCGGACGAATCGAACCTGGATGGTTTGAACTTCCTGGCGGGAAAAACAATCGATGAAGTGAACAAAAAAGCGTCTGAAGGCACGGTAATTGCTCATGTTGATGGAGGAGTGCCCAATCTGGTCGTTCATTTGCCTGAGGCGACCCCGTATCACTTGGGATATCTTTTTTATTTTTTTGAAAAGGCTTGCGCCGTGAGCGGCTATTTATTGGGGGTGAACCCCTTCGATCAGCCTGGAGTGGAAGATTACAAGAAGAACATGTTCGCCCTGCTGGGAAAGCCTGGTTATGAGGAAGCAGGAAAACAGTTGGCAGAGAAATTGAAAAAGGTTAAATGAGCGCATTTTCCCGGTGAGTTTTTGGGCAGACCAGGTGTGCAAAAATTGTCGTTGTGTACGTTTTGGGTCATTCCCACGAAAGGGGGAGGCCGGTTCTTTGCCTATATTCCTTTCCCGACACTGGATGTCGGGTTTGGAAACCCGGCCTACGATTTTCATGGTCGGGGGGTGAACATTGCCGGATTTTCATAACATGCTGGGGGAGACTTCAGGACGGAGAGCAAACGGAAAGGAGGAACATATGAAAGGGATTACCTGAGCCGATGGGATGCGAAGAATGCGGCAAGTCGATATGTGGAAGAGAGTCAAAAAAGTGTCGAGAGCGCCAGAGCTTATACCGGGATTCTATCGTATAAGTTGACGAGGATTCAGGGTGATCGAAATTTTCGGCGGATGCCCTGAGGGATGTCACAGCCCGAGAAATGTACAAACCCCGCAAGTGATTGCTGGAACAAAAGCATTTCAGTGACTGGCTTTCTTCTAAAATGGATCTCTGTTCTATCTGTTTTAGAGGAGCATCGCATATGTGCGGAATTGTGGGTTATATTGGGGCAAGGCAGGCGGTTGAAGTCATTGTGGATGGTTTGACACGTTTGGAATATCGTGGTTATGATTCCGCCGGCGTTGCAGTGAACACTGGTGGAGAGATCATCATCCAAAAGAAAAAAGGGAGATTGCTCCTCCTTGAAGAGAACCTGAAAGAAAACCCCATAAAAGGAAACATGGGAATCGGCCATACCCGCTGGGCGACCCATGGTGAACCCTCCGACGAGAATTCCCATCCCCACAGCAATGAGAGTTGTTCCATTGCCGTCGTTCATAACGGCATCATAGAAAACTACCTGGAAATCAAGAGGGAACTTCAGGAGAAAGGTGTCGTTTTCAAATCGGAAACCGATACGGAAGTGATCTCCCATTTGATCGATTCCTACTATGACGGCGATCTTCTCGATGCACTCTATAAAACCCTGAAGAGAATCAGAGGAGCGTATGCCCTGGGGGTGATCCATAAAAACCAGCCTGATGTATTGATTGCCGCCCGCAAGGACAGCCCCCTTGTGATAGGGGTAGGAGAGGGTGAGAATTTTATCGCTTCAGACATTCCTGCACTGCTCAAGTACACCAAAAATGTCTATTTACTAGAGGATGGGGACGTTGCCGTTCTGACGAAGAACTCCGTCGAGATATTCGATTTAAAGAAAAACAAAATCAGCAAGAATCTGACGGAAATCACCTGGGATCTGGAGTCTGCCACCAAGGGCGGTTACCCTCACTTTATGCTCAAGGAAATACACGAACAACCCAAGGGCATTCAGGAGACCATCCTTCGAAGATTGGATGCAGACGGTCTGGTCAGATTTGATGATATAAGGCTTAGCAAGGAAGACCTGGCCGAGATTGACAAGATCTACATCGTGGCGTGCGGAACCGCTTATCATGCCGGCCTTGTGGGCAAGAAAGCCATAGAAAAAATGGCCCGAATCAAGGTGGATGTCGAGATCGCTTCCGAATTCAGGTACGACAACCCTTTCATCGATTCCAAAACCCTGGTCATAATAGTCAGTCAGTCCGGCGAGACGCTGGATACCCTCGCGGCTTTGCGTGAAGCAAAGAGAAAAGGTGCAAGGACGTTGGCCATTACCAATGTCATGGGTTCTTCCATTGCGCGGGAAGCCGAGCATGTCATTTATACCTGGGCGGGTCCTGAAATCGCTGTGGCTTCAACCAAAGCCTATACGACACAAATCGCCTGTCTTTTTATGCTCGCTCTGGACATGGGCTACAAGAGAGGGGTTCTTGATCTGGCCGCATATCGGGAGATCCTGGAAAAATTAAAAGGCATCCCCGAAAAAATCAAAGCGGTCCTGAAAAATGATCTCCAGGTTCAAAAAATCGCTGGGAAAATAAAAGATGCCGCCCACGGTTTCTATATTGGAAGGGGAATGGATTACAGCATCGCCGTAGAGGGTTCCCTGAAGATGAAAGAAATTTCCTACGTCCATACCGAGGCTTTTCCGTCGGGAGAACTGAAGCATGGAACCATCGCTTTGATCGAAGACGGAACCCCTGTGATCGCTCTTGCGACTCAGCAGAGCCTCTTTGAAAAATCCATTTCCAACATGAAGGAAGTCAAGGCGAGAGGAGCTTACGTCATCGGGGTTACCCTCGAAGGGAATGAACTGATCGAAGAAGTGGCCGATGATGTCTTGTACATTCCCAAAGTGGATGACATGTTTGCCGGACTGGTGGGAGTGGTTTATCTGCAATTGCTGGCCTACCATGTCTCCGTCATGAAGGGGCTGGACGTGGATAAACCCAGGAACCTGGCAAAATCTGTAACCGTGGAATAGATACGGTTGAGCTCGTAGAGTTGAGTCATTGCGGATTGGCATGATATGAAATTTTACCCCATCATTTTTTTTACAGCGTATAGCGAAATGAAATAAATGTTTGGCTTCATGCCCATCCAAATACAATGTTGAAGCTGTAAGTCGATGATTTAGTGCAATATTGTCGTATAAACCACGGAGACACGGAGGGCACGAAGAAAGACCTTCAAATGAAATCTCCGTGTCTCCGTGGTGCAGATGAAATCTGACAATGTCGAGGTGAGATAGTCATTGCCGTCTCGGGAAATGAAGGTTCAGTGGCCTGCATACGCAGCGAAATCTCACCTGATGTTCTGTATCATGTTCTATCCGTCCAAGGATGAAACGTTGCCTCGGTCTAAAATCTCCAGGGTTCCCGAGTTCCCGTCTATACGGACAAGCTGACCGTCTTCGATCTTCCCGGTGATGCCCTGGAGTCCGACGACGGCCGGAACCCCGTATTCACGGGCGACGATGGCGCAGTGGTTGAGAATTCCCCCCATTTCGACCGCTACTCCCGCCGTGGTTACAAAAAGTGGCGTCCACCCGGGGTCCGTGTTGTAGGCGATCAGAATCTCGCCCTTTTGGAGCTTGTCGAAGTCCGACTCACTGCGGATGACTCGAGCTTTTCCTTCCGCCATGCCCGGGGATGCCGCCGTTCCGGCAAAAACCTTGCCTGAAGCGCTGACCGGGCATAGATCTACCGTGTGCTCTCCGTCATGGAAGACATAAAAGGGAGGAGACTTTTCCCTGTCCTCTGTATACATCTCCTTTCTGGATTGAATGACCTGAAGCATTTCCCGGATGCTTTTTTTCCTGTCCAGTATGTCTCTCAGTTCGTCGAGCCTCAGGAAAAAAATCCCATCCCGGACAGCCTCGAGTCCCCTGAAGGCTTCGTTTTTGCTCATGGCCAAGAGCAATTTGCGAATACGGTAAAAGACCTTGTCCAGGGCAAACCGGAGGTCTTCACGCAGGGCAAGGAAGGACCTGGCGGATCGAAGCAGCACGTACAGGATGGGGGCCGTTATAAAAGCCGGAAGAGCGCTGCGGTTTGGCTCCGCTGCGGTTTTTCCCTCGATTTCCGCTGCATGGGAGCCGGTCTTCAAAAGAATCGTCAGCAAGTCCAGGACAAGGCCGGGCTTTTCGTCCCAGCGGGGATGAATGAAGTCCCTGTTGGCCGACCTGTACCTGTATGCAGCGATGAACTTTTCGATGCGTCTGGTGGCGGGGTGATCTCCATATCTTGTCTGAAGAATTTCCCAGAGATTTTCTTTTTCACTTGTGTCCAAAAAAACTTTTCTGAGTTCCTCATCGAAGCATCTGCTGATTTTCATGAGATCTTCTTGAATCGTGAGGGTGATATTGGATGGGATGTGGCTCATCCGTTTCAACACCCACGCATCGCTCCTGCCGGCATAACGGGTAGCGAAGTGATTGAGAATCCAGGTGAATATACTGGCGTTGCCGTAACCCCACTGGTTTCGTACCTGAAGGCCGGCAAGCAGATTCAGGAGTCTTTCCAATTCGTTCCTGAGGGAGGTACATGTCATCTCTGCGTATGAATCGACGTCCACCCTGTTCAACTCGTCTTCGATTTTGCGGATATGGCGTTTCAAAAGAGGTACGGTCAGGAACGGCAGGATGGCCGGGTCCGAAAAAAGCAGGGGAAGGCGGGGAAGGAGTCTGAGAACTTTTAGTGGCTGAAAAGGGGTCTGCAAAACTTTTTCCCGGATGGAAGGAGGAAAGACGTTTTGAATTTCACGAAACCGAAGAAAGCCCGGCAGGAATTCCAGGAGCTTGGCAATGGATAAGTTGTTGAGATAGCCGTAGCCGTTGATCACTCGAATGGCTTGAATGGAGGAAAGTTCATGGAGCTTCAGCTTCCGGAGAGGGGCCTTGAACGTGTAAAGGTCGGAGAGTTCATCGAAGACAATGGATGCGGTCATATCGGTCATGCGGTCGGACCATAGATCTTCCACGATGGATCTCGAATAGAAATTTTCGGCCATGGAATCGCAAGAGGGTTTTCTATCGAGGGTGCTGACCGGCCTGAGCTGCAAAATGTAAAGAGTGTCCCCTTCGATTGCCCATTCCAGGTCGAGGCCTTTGCCAAACGCGGTTTCCGCTTTTTGGCCGATGTCGATCAGTGCATCCAGGTGACTTTTGCTCAAGGATGCTGCTTGTCCAGCCGGATCGGCTTGAAAATCCACGATTTTCTTGGTACGGGGATCTATTTCCCATCGAGCTGGAGTCGCTTTGCCTGAAACCAGTTTTTCTCCGAAGCCAGCCACGGCTTCAATGACCATATTTTCCGAGGGGTTGAAAGGATGCCGGGTAAAGAGCACCCCTGAATATTCCGGGTTCAGCTGCAGTTGAACGATTATGGAGATCCGTGGTTCGGTATTGAGCATCTTGTGGGTCGCGCGATAACTTACCGCTCTCTCCGTCCACCAGGAAGCATAACACTCGAAGATGGCGGACCAGATGTGCTCCAGATTGACATTCAGGACGGTCGAATATTGCCCTGCAAAAGAGGTTGTCTCATCATCTTCTCCCAGTGCGGCAGAGCGAACGGCGAAAAGGACATCTGCGGAATCCCGGTCGGGGCCGGAGTATGAGCGGGAGATGGAACGGATGGCCTCTTCGACGGGGATTCTGATGGCATCCTCCGGTACCTTCCCTTTAAGGATCTCCCTCACGCAAGCTTCAAGATTTGCATCCCGTTTCGCTTCCCGCTCCAGTATTTTATCTATTTCTCCCTGCAATCCCATGGAGCGTATGAGGTATTGCATAAATTCCACAGAAAGGAGCAATCCGTCGGGAACGACAAACCCCAGTTGTTTCAGTTTTTGAAGGCGCAGGCCTTTTTCACCGAATCGAGAGTAAATTGGCAGAAGGGGTTCGCTGATTTTACCAATATATTTATCATTCATAGTCTGGTTATCCGATGTCCTTGAGCTGAATGCCTGTTTTACAGATGTATCCCTTCCTTGGCAGGCTCTTTCTGAGCGCACCCTTCAAGGCCTTATAACATGACACATGTGACGAGAGTTTAAAAGCCATAGCTTTACAACATGGAAAGCCAATGTTATCTACTGAGCACGTCAGGGTTCGCTCTCATGGGGGCCGCTGCCTGCGGTCCATGTCAATCAATCGCAACTTTACTTCCTGCTAAATGGGTTGAAATCATGCAAGATCAAGAGAGACATTCGATTCTCTGTCCCAATTGCCGCAAGCTCATCAGTGCAGATGAACCTCATTGTCCCTACTGTGGCATCGCCAATCCGGGATCGCGCTGGAAAAACAATGTGTGGACAAGAGGATTTCAGAATCCGGACCAACTTTTGAGGGCGCTCATCTATTTGAATGTGGGGATGTTCATTCTTGCTCTTCTCCTGAATCCCCGCGCCATGAATTTTTCCTTGAACCCTTTTTCCTTTCTGTCTCCCAATAACGAGAGCCTTCTGCTGCTGGGTGCGACGGGCACCTTTCCAATTGCTCGTTTTCACAGATGGTGGACACTGCTCTCGGCCAGTTACCTCCATGCGGGCATTCTGCACATCGCCTTCAATATGATCGCTCTCAAGCAAATCGGTCCGCTCATTATCGAAGAATATGGTCCCTACCGTATGTTCATCATCTACACAGTGGCCGGCGTAGTGGGATTTTTTGTCTCCTACCTTGCCGGCGTTGCCTTCACCCTGGGGGCTTCGGCAGCGGTATGCGGATTGATCGGCGCCGGCCTCTATTATGGAAAAAGCCGGGGAGGCGTCTATGGGGATACCGTTTATAAGCAGGTAGGAGGCTGGGTGATCGGACTCTTCGCTTTTGGTCTTCTGGTGCCCGGCATCAACAATTGGGGGCATGGGGGAGGGCTTGTTGCCGGAGCACTTCTGGGCCTGCTGATGGGATACAAAGACAGGGTGCGTGAGAATCTGTTCCACAAAATGATGGCTGGGGTGTGCGCCGTATCGACATTGGCGATACTTTGCTTCGCAATGGTGACGGGAATTCTTTACAGCTTGTGAGTCTCGGATTGCGCAGAAGGTTGAGGTACCCTGCGCAGAAAATTTGCCCGGGAGGGATGATGAATATATTTCAGAACATGGTGGAGCTATTGGGCCGAGGAGAACACTTTGTGCTGGCGACTGTTCTCACCCGAACAGGTTCAGCGCCCCGCTCGGCCGGTGCAAGGATGATTGTGCGTTCCAATGGAGCCATCATCGGGTCGGTAGGTGGAGGGATCGTTGAAGCCAAGGTTCAAGAATTGTCTGCAGATATTTTCAAACAACGAGGCTCCATGGTGAAGGAATTTGTACTCACTTCCGAAGATGCCGGGCGGTTGGGGATGGCTTGCGGCGGAGGTTTGGAAATTCTGATGACTTTTATGGATGCTTCGAATCGGGATCTCTTGAATTTTTATGAGGGACTTTTGAAATCTCTGGAAACGCAAGAAAAAGTGAGGCTCATCACACGGATCCCGACTGGCGATAACGATTCCCCAAAGCCGGCCCAATATCTCTTGAAAGAAAACGGCGATATGTTCCCGGAGTCATCGGAAGAGAAGCCGACATGGCTTCGTGAAATGATTGGTGAAGCGGATGCTGCAGGCCCGGTTCCCTTGAGCAAAGGAGCGGAACGCTTCCTGTTGGAACCCATCAGAAGTCCGGATACCGTGTACATTTTCGGAGCGGGTCATGTGGGACAGGCGCTGGCGGCACTCACGGGCAGGGTGGGTTTTCGGACGGTCGTTCTGGATGACCGGGAAGAGTTTGCCAACAGGCAAAGATTTGGCTCCGCAGATAACATCATTGTCCTGGATTCTTTCGAGAATGCTCTGGAAGGCCTGGAAATAGACGGCGCCAGTTATCTCGTGATCGTGACGCGAGGACACGCCTTCGACAAAACCGTGCTGGGCCGGGTTCTAAAGACGAAAGCTGTCTACATCGGCATGATCGGCAGCCAGAAAAAGCGGAAGGCCATTTACGAAGCGCTCATGAAGGAAGGCTTCACTTCACGGGATTTGGAACGCGTCCATTCCCCTATAGGCCTGGATATCGGGGCCGAAACTCCGGAAGAGATCGCGGTGAGTATCGTGGCGGAACTCATTCAGGTCAGAGCTTCGAACAGGAAATGAAATCATAAGCCACCGTGTAGTGGCCGATTACTCGCCTTTCATGGGTGAAGCCCTGTCGAGAATGGCTTCCTCCCTGTTCTTTATGGATTCGAACCAATGTCCGCCGGGAAAGATTACGAGAATGTCTATGGGTTCGGCGACATCCGGTGGATTCTTGATTCGCGTCACCAGATCGATTTCTCTTTCGTAGAGTTTGCGAATGAAGGCAACGGCATCGTCTATCGCGAAAGCATCGAAGTCGGGCGGATGGAGGCGAAAATGACGGGCTGTTTCCTTCTCACACATTGCAAGGAAATGATTATCGAGGGTTCCATCGGAGCGTGCATTTTTTCTCGTCAATTTCCAGTTCCCTTCACTGATGTATACCAATTCCATGACAACGGGTTCTCCTCCATCAAAACCGCTCAGGTGAAATCTGCTCTGAAGCCTGGGATAGTTTTTGCTGAGAAAGTGACTCAGATCCGTTGCGATATCCGTTTGGGACTTTTGAGTGAGGCTGGCCGAATTTACAAACTCGCGGAGTATGTCTGCTACCGACTTATCGTCCCACCCGGAAAAACCTCCTACTGAAATGCCTGTGCCGGAAGATTCGATGAGAAAAAGTTTTTGAGTTATCCCCATACCAATGATGTTTTGGGTTTCATAACTGTCTATTTCGATTTCAAGACTGTCTGCGGACATCAGGATCGCTCTTTTGAGATAAACAGTCACCAGTGCGGTCATCTTAAACCTTCTATTGCAAATAAGCAGAATGAAGTATTTCTAAATTTATGTCATTGTTTGCTATACTCAGTACGGACAAGATCCTGACTTCTTGATGACCCTGCAGAAGTCGGAGTTTCAACTGTTCACAGTATAAGCGCTTTAATTCGCCGCATTCAATGGGTAAACCGGTTAGAGATTGATAATATATTATAAATCAAATAGTTAAGTGCTTTTGTCGTTCGACTGGGCATGTATTGGCAAAAAAGTGTTTGATTGTCTTGTCTTATCGAAGTGTGGCCGGCTTTGTCATGACCTGTATCCAAAAGATAAGAGCTTTTCATGAAGGAAGGACGTTATGCTGAAAATCAAAATACCGGGTTATGGAATTCTGAATCTCTCTTCGTTGGTCCTCGACTATAACGGAACCCTGGCTTGCGATGGGCGGCTCATCGAAGGAGTTGACGAGAGAATCAGAATCCTTTCAGAGCAGCTTAGCATCCACGTCCTGACTGCAGATACTTTTGGAAGCGTTCGGGATCAATTGGCTGATCTTCCCTGTAAACTTTTTGTGATTCCAGAAGGAGAACAGGACAAAGCCAAAGCGGATTTTGTTGAATCCCTGGGATCTATGAATTGTGTATGTATTGGAAACGGTCGGAACGATCGATCGATGCTCAAGAACGCTGCCCTGGGAATTGCCGTTGTGCAAGCAGAGGGGGTTGCTGTCGATGCTCTGCTTGCCGCAGATGTGGCGACCTGTCGGATTGTCGATGCGCTGGATCTTCTTCTACATCCACTCAGGTTGACTGCGACTTTGAGATTCTGAGAGAACATGGTCATTCTCTTAAAAAGACATCTTCAAGGAAAAAAACATGCTGGAGAAAACGAATCTTTTGGATGAACTTTGCATCAATACCATACGCACGCTCTGCATGGATGCAGTGCAAAAGGCGAATTCGGGTCATCCGGGTACACCCATGGCCCTGGCACCCCTGGCTTATGTTTTGTGGACTCAATTTCTGCGTTTCAATCCGGAAAATCCCAAATGGTTCGATCGGGATCGCTTCGTTCTCTCCAATGGGCATGCCTCCATGCTTCAGTACGCCATGCTTTATCTTACCGGCTATGATCTCTCCCTGGATGACATAGAAAACTTCCGTCAATGGGGAAGCAAAACGCCTGGGCACCCCGAATACGGTATCACGCCGGGGCTGGAAACAACCACTGGGCCTCTTGGACAGGGTATAATGAACGCGGTTGGAATGGCGATGGCCGAAGCGCATCTCGCAGCGGTTTTCAATCATGAAGGACATTCCATTGTGGATCATCATACCTACGTTTTCTGCGGGGATGGAGACTTGATGGAAGGCGCGTCCCACGAGGCTGCATCACTAGCGGGGCATTTTGGACTGGGTAAACTGATTTGTGTCTATGATGACAATCATATCAGCATTGAAGGGCCGACGGATCTTACTTATTCCGACGATGTGGCCGGCCGCTTCGAGTCATATCACTGGCATGTGCAGGACTTGGGGGATCGTGCGAACGACCTTGTGGCTCTTTTTGAAGCTTTTCATAGGGCTAAGGAGGCGAAAGACCGTCCTTCTCTTATCATTCTTCGTTCTCACATCGGCTACGGATCGCCGAATCGACAGGACACCAGGGAAGCCCACGGTGAACCACTGGGCGAGGAAGAAGTGAAGCTCACCAAGAGGTTCTATGGGTGGCCGGAAGACAAAAAATTTTTCGTTCCCGAAGAAGTGCTTGCGCATATGCACAAGGCGGTAAGTCGAGGCAGGCGGCTTGAGGGAGAATGGAAGGAAAAATTCGCCGCTTACAGGAAGGTTTATCCTGCAGAAGCGGCGCAATTTGAGGCTGCGTTGGAATGTGATCTTCCTGAGGGCTGGGATGCGGATATTCCCGTTTTTCTACCGTCCGAAGGGGCCATTGCCACTCGTTCTGCTTCAGGCAGGGTGCTCAATAGTTTTGCTTCGAAAGTTCCCTGCCTTATGGGGGGCAGCGCGGATCTCTCTCCTTCGACCAAAACGCTCATCAGCGGGTCCCATTATTTTGGAAAAGAGCGTTACGCTCATCGCAATGTTCCCTGGGGGGTTCGCGAACACGCCATGTGTGCCTGCTCTTCGGGTATGGCCCTTCACGGGGGCATTCGGCCATATGCGGCGACCTTTTTCGTATTTACGGATTATGCGCGCCCGGCGATTCGGCTCGCTGCCATGATGGCATTGCCCGTTATTTATATAATGACTCATGATTCCATCGGGCTGGGGGAGGACGGCCCTACGCACCAGCCCGTTGAACAGCTTGCATCTCTGCGCGCTATGCCGAATCTATGTGTTCTTCGTCCTGCGGATGCCAATGAAACCGCACATGCCTGGCGCGTTGTCATGAGGCGAAAAACCGGTCCCAGCATACTCGTTCTCTCCCGGCAAGGTTTGCCCGTTCTGGATCCTTCCAAGTTCAGCATCGCTGAAGGAGTCTCAAAGGGAGCTTATGTTCTCTCCAGCGAAAAATCCGGCAGTCCTCATATGATTCTCATGGGTTCGGGATCTGAAGTGCACCTTCTGCTTCAGGTCCAGGAAAAACTTGCAGAAGATGGTGTCGACGCGCGAGTGGTGAGCATGCCCAGCTGGGAACTTTTTATTGAACAACCACAGAGCTACCGTGATCTGGTATTCCCGCCCCATGTCAAGGTGCGGTTGGCGGTTGAAGCCGGTTCTCCTCTCGGATGGCGCCAATGGGTCGGCGATGCGGGAGACGTTGTGGGAATCACTCGTTTTGGAGCGAGCGCTCCCGGAAAGGAAAACTTCAAGCGCTATGGTTTCACGGTGGAAAATGTGGTCGAACGTGCCAAAAGGCTTTTGAAGAGTGTCGATTCAGGCTTGACCTCATCGGCTACAAAAAAATTATAGTTAGCCCACACAACACCAGGCAGAAAATTCGCTTGTGCTTCCAAAGAATTTTAGGTTCTGTTGACATTTCACCTCAACCAGATGAGAGCTGCGACAAAGCCAAGAAAGCCCAAGAAGCTTCTGTCGAGCTTGTCGAATCTGGAGAAGATGCGTCTGAAGTGTTTGATTTTGCCCATAAAGCACTCGATCAGATGTCTCTCACGGTAACATATAAGAAAAAACTTTGACCCTACAGCTTCTAAAGAAGAAGCGGGCTTATTGTTGTATTTCACCCTGAGAGCGCAAATTCATAACCTTCATCTTCTGCATCAGAGTATTCCGGTGGATTTTTAGAAGACGAGCAGTATCTGTTTGATTCCATCGGCATTTCTCCAGGGCATTCAAAATATATTGACGTTCGAATGCCTGCCGGGCCTGAATGAGACCACTTTTATCGCTGGAAATACTTGTCTCATCCCCCACGAGAATATGATCCTCTCCCCCCAAGAGGTCGAAAGATAAATCTTTCTCATCTATCCACTCTCCCTCGGTCCCCATAACAACCATCCTTTCTATAATATTCTCCAGCTCGCGAACATTTCCGGGGAAGGGGTAGGATTCCAGAACATTCAGGACGCCACGGGTTATACCTTTTATTTTTTTGTTCGATAGTTGGCTGAATTTTTTTAGAAAATGCCTTGCTAAAAGAGAAACATCCCCTTTTCGGTCACGCAATGGGGGAAGGTTGATTGGAATCACATTGAGGCGAAAATAGAGGTCGCCGCGAAACTTTCCCTCCTTGACCATATCTTCGAGGCGAGTATTGGTTGCGGCGATCACTCTGACGTCAGCATTTATCGTTTTATGGCTACCCACCCGGCAAAACTCGCGCTCCTGTAAAACCCTCAGCAATTTTGCCTGG
This region of Desulforhabdus amnigena genomic DNA includes:
- the tkt gene encoding transketolase, whose amino-acid sequence is MLEKTNLLDELCINTIRTLCMDAVQKANSGHPGTPMALAPLAYVLWTQFLRFNPENPKWFDRDRFVLSNGHASMLQYAMLYLTGYDLSLDDIENFRQWGSKTPGHPEYGITPGLETTTGPLGQGIMNAVGMAMAEAHLAAVFNHEGHSIVDHHTYVFCGDGDLMEGASHEAASLAGHFGLGKLICVYDDNHISIEGPTDLTYSDDVAGRFESYHWHVQDLGDRANDLVALFEAFHRAKEAKDRPSLIILRSHIGYGSPNRQDTREAHGEPLGEEEVKLTKRFYGWPEDKKFFVPEEVLAHMHKAVSRGRRLEGEWKEKFAAYRKVYPAEAAQFEAALECDLPEGWDADIPVFLPSEGAIATRSASGRVLNSFASKVPCLMGGSADLSPSTKTLISGSHYFGKERYAHRNVPWGVREHAMCACSSGMALHGGIRPYAATFFVFTDYARPAIRLAAMMALPVIYIMTHDSIGLGEDGPTHQPVEQLASLRAMPNLCVLRPADANETAHAWRVVMRRKTGPSILVLSRQGLPVLDPSKFSIAEGVSKGAYVLSSEKSGSPHMILMGSGSEVHLLLQVQEKLAEDGVDARVVSMPSWELFIEQPQSYRDLVFPPHVKVRLAVEAGSPLGWRQWVGDAGDVVGITRFGASAPGKENFKRYGFTVENVVERAKRLLKSVDSGLTSSATKKL